From the genome of Diorhabda carinulata isolate Delta chromosome 2, icDioCari1.1, whole genome shotgun sequence:
aaaaaaccgggtggttctatttaaaaaaataaagaaatttgatatttatgaagttaaaatttgaacactttttatacgcaccctgtataaaatgaaaaatttttcaacatatattcaaatacgtctCATCTTACTAAAAGccaccgaatagaaaccattttcatatctttaagggtataatcgtaaaaaaataatttataggggtctgcaacggtcaaattttttacaaaaaaattaataactcgaaaagtatgcatttttcgaaaaacatttttaggcaaaagtatactaaaattttacgtatatttcaaaaatatattaatatacagggtgttctatttaaaataacaaagctacagtcgacttccggttgAACTAGAAGttggccatctttgaaaatattttagtcaaAAAGATCGTATACGAAAACCCaaacatagaaatttttatgattttattataagtattttgccatatacgtAATATTCTTTatcttaaacataaaatttacctaaatgtaaagaaaaacaaCATTTGGCAACATCGCAATCTCCATATATATCAGTATAATAAGTCATATATAACTCTGAAGGTTATAGtaaaagtgaattttatttaaagtataGTTTATGTGAATAATATGAAGATTTTGGAAAAACGTACGCCAGAGAGTGTCGTGTAGAAGGTAGAAGGATGTAGGTATGttgtttttcttaaaatgtACTACCAAGTATATCAGAGAGGATTAACTTAATTGCAAACTCCTATGACATTAACAAATTTATGAACGAAAGGTGACTTTTAATTCCCTACACAATTATTAATGTTCTTTTCGAAGAATTTGTTCAAGAAATTCGGTCGAAGGGTGAAAAACGACACGAAAGATAGGGTATCTATGTCTCTGTCGTTTGAGTGACATCCCTGTACCATTTTATCGCTTTTCAGTTAATTTCTAATATGTAGAAGATAGAAAGACGTAGGTATCTTGTCTTTTCCTAAAACGTGCTACTAGGTATATGGGAGATTATCAAGTTCATTACATACTTTGAGGAAACTAAGATTTGTATGATATAAAGGCGACTTGGAATTACCTGGATCATACATCGATCAGTCAGGTATCGAAGAATTATCGTTTTATCGTGAAAGTTGTTGGAGGAATCCGGTCGAAGGGTGAAAAACGACACGAAAGATAGGGTATCTATGTCTCTGTCGTTTGAGTGACATCCCTGTACCATTTTATCGCTTTTCAGTTAATTTCTAATATGTAGAAGATAGAAAGACGTAGGTATCTTGTCTTTTCCTAAAACGTGTCACTAGGTAAATGGGAGATTATCAAGTTCCAGTGCTATCTGTCGTTTAACGGCATACCAACACAAATaaacgaagaaaaattattataaaaatatattttgacagTCATCATGTCGCAAAAAAAATACGTAATAGTCAATTTAATCCCCATAGGCGATCGTCTAATGTACATAACCTCTACTACAAAGCGGATCGACGCATCCAAAACACTAATCCCACCGAATACTTTTCAATAAGAATCAAATAACCTGCACATATGTTAGTTTGCAACGCCGGAAAACAATTTCGATATCGATTCGATAGAAAACGACAAGTTGACGGTTGAAAGATCGAATCTATATTTGTTTCTAACTTACTTGGCACCATAGGGATCCCTAATTCCACTATACGTGGAGTATTTATTCATCTCGTATGCGTATAGTGGATGGAGACCAGCTTTAATAAGGGGTGGTAAATCGCTAATATCAGTAGCgtagtaaataatatttcaacacCAAGCAAAAgggaattttttcatcattatatcGAATTTCTAATCTAGAGCGAACTAGACTTTTTGTAGAAGCGAATTCAATTGAAATGATTCTTTAAATGATAAAAgactaaatacaaaaatttgtcCAACTGCTTGAAATATTGGATCGGGATTCTTCTGCAAGAATTTCTTGGTTTGGATTGGAATGGTGAGATGAAAATCATCGACAAAGCTCAGAAGAAGTGATCAAAGATCATATGTAACGTCGCCTACTGACATGCAGATCAAAATGAGACAATAACAGGACGAGGATTGACATTTTCCAACGATGCCCCAAACCTTGATGAAAATCTCTCTTCTGCAAAAGTTTGAGAACAATAAAACTTGGAAAATCTTAGTTTAAATACCCTTATAGATCAGTATAAAGCAAACGCATGCTTTTCATTTGTATACAGCTCTATCATAGACAAAATCTTCTTTGGTCTGAGTTAATGGGTCTGCAGAGATCGAAGAAACCAAATTAGTCACCAGGAAAAAATCACCTACCCGTTTTATTGTCCCGCAATCGTCCAGAAAGTTCTAGAATGTCAAATAATGTTCCTGATAATGTTCCTGGTAAGAAATCACGAAGATATAATCTTCTAGATTGGATTGGAACCAAAATCTACATCTACAGTCCAAAACCAAACTAGAGCTTCTCAATTATATACCTATTAGATAATTCCttgtataagtttttattttatttatattgtagcTCCAAGATTAATCTTTTTAtgtgatttatgaaaaaattcgtACGCCTTTGGTAGTTTGAAAATTGGAGAGAGCGTTCAGCCCTTAGGATCTACCATATGTTAGTCCAGGCCGCGAACATTTGAACAGATGGCCTTGTACGCCAAAAAGTCATTAAACTATATTGTGTAGGATTGACAAGTGCTTTCGCTAAAtaccaatttattattaaaactaaatCTATTGAAAGCCCAGGACGTATAcagtctaaaaaataaaataaacaatgtcttaaaaatatataaaaaaagctgttaaatattttgttttaatgtaCAATATTAAGTCACAAATATCAGttatgaaaattagtttttcttaaaGTAAAACCATTTTCTGCATGAACTTCTTGTCTAacgttaatttcatttgaagctgCGATATCTTCATGTAGACCTTGGTCCgaaatgttttctgaagtacTTCTCTCCAATTTTGTAATGAACTCTAAACATAGCCTTCGGTTGGATACACTGGGATAAATCTCCACGAAGTAGAGGTCGACCACGATAGAGGTGGAGTGACAATTTAGAGCCAAGATGAGAAAATCACAAAAACCAATCAAGTAGAAAGCTCAATAACAAAGAAATGCTAAAACTTAGTCGACCAAAACGAAGACTGGAATGGGAGACGACGTAGAGGTCCAGCAGCTTTAAAATTGGAAATCTGAGAAGAGGAAAGTAGGGAATATGCTTGTCGATGAGtgtagtataaataaatattatcgcccctctaaaattaatttcgatTCTTTGATAATAATCTCTGAAAACAACCCTtacattttagaaaaagaaaatgggaTAAATCTACTTAGCGAtgcttaataataaaatatgggTCCTTTTGTCGTTCGGGATGCGTATAGGGTGAACAACAAACACCTGTGATGTGGTTCGAGCACATATGGTACAGGCCAGAATCAATGGACTACCCCCGCagtgaatgaatgaaaaataaaagggGGTTAACATATTGTCGAGTATTTAAATACTGTTTAATTTCGTGCGGATCGTACGCTCAATTATATCAACTATTACAACGTTCTTTATGtacaattatattaattaattaaataccaaagtgtactatttctaatatatctccgagctttcgaatacttcgTCTGGaaattaattaagaattttGGTGTGtcgaattttgtaattttgataattctcgacgtttcggctcccactttgAAGCCGTTATCACGTACGTTCATTCGTAAGAAGTGATTCGATTCCTTGATCTCAATATGCCTATTGCAGAAAATGGAAAGGATCAAGGACTAGATGATTTGTGAATGCTTTATATGGTTCTCTATATTCTGATCTGGAAATTTAGACTAACGACGACATATTAAGGACAGAAGTTGGAGCAAATCCACGCTAGATAATAGAGAAATTCTCAAATACACTTTAACAACTTCAATCGACCATTTGAGAACATTTATAACaggaaaatgaatatataaatgaatatttgtcATACGTCTTATTATAACAAACGTATTGCCTCAACGGCACCAAAATGGaccgttttttattttcacattgtATAAAATCgaccaaaattaaaaataaattacttcaGAGATATTATTCTCCAAATGACTAGAGCTTATAAtaagaattcaatatttttatgatccTTACATCTGCAAATAAAGTTTTAGCTTGTTTGACCCATCTGGGATACTAAATATATcgatttttccatattttttagcTAGTTTTACATTTCGTTTCTTTCTAATTGAAACTAATAActattagatttcaaaataatcttcttTTCGTTATAAAACACCCTTAAATGTTTATAACTACCCAGTCGACTCATTAGTGAccataaatgaaatatattgaatttttgtttcgttttcaACAACttaattcaatgaatatttcttgatatacagggtggtaAATTGAAAAAGCATTATTTTACAACACGACGATGCAAAAaacgaaaatactaaaattaatgaattggaaaaatttgtataatgttcaaaatgacgTATCCAGACATTTCACTTAGAAAgcagttgatttttttttgttgtggcatttaaaatttaaaaatttgatggtAAAATACGAGGGTGGTCGAATATACAtcagaattttggaaaaaccgCGCGTATAATTTAGTGTCAAGTTCCGGAGATGCACGAGTTAAGCCGAAGTGGTGTTTCGGTCCAGATAGTGAACTGGATTTCGTATTTAtcacattttgaggttagattaactcgaaaactagacgatatatatgatttttgaataaaatattatgtaaatttcaTATTGggctttaaataaataaaaaggaatacCCACACACCCTTAATTCCCAATTACCTATCTAAATATATAGTTATCGTCTCAATATGTCCATCCTATACAATCCGTACCCCAAAAATTTCACTACGACTCCCATCTGAACATATAAAACCGTATTGGAGCAACGTATTTCCCAACTCCGCCTTCCCTTAAAACGCTATTGGTTCGCTTTTACTACGAAACGTAAGTTTACCCCTATAGGAGCTTTATACAAAATGTGCTTTTCTAAACGTATATCACCCGTCGCTTTCTATACCATACCATTTACGATACGATCATCTCTATCTGACATAAGGGTGTGTTTCAAGCTGTTTTGAAGGGTAGGAATAGATATTGTACAATATTTGTACCCGCTAGTATCGTTTTTCCGCATTTAGTCTACAGATTTTGTCGAAGGAAGTCGtgaatgtttttttgaaaaagttttcgtaGTTTTTAGTGATGGAAGTTGCTCCGAAAATGTTAAAAAGTGAATTGCACAGTGAAGAACTCAACCAAATATCTAGTAAACCAGTGAAAAGACCTTTTGACGTGGCTTTTTTGATGTTACCAGACGAAAAACTCCTGCAGAAACAGAAACtacataaaaatttcgaaaattgttgTAGTAGTAcggaagaagatgaagaaatcGACGTTATAGAAACGCCTCGTGAgtataaaaagttgtttacgcaaaaacaacaaattttcgACGATCCCAATTTGGTTAAAACGAAATACGCAGACGAACTTCGATCGAAAACTTTATCAACTTCCAACGATCAAAAAAGCGCGTTCACTAAAgttaatttattcaaagaatCCTCCAGACTTTCTCCAAGTTTAAGCACATCTCCGGATATAAGTTACCAAAGCTCTTTGAGTCCATCGCCTCCTATAATCAATAAAACCTACCAAAATTTCACAACGATATTATCACctaatcaaatattcaaaaaccaACAAGCGGCATATCAAAATCAATTTCTACAAGAAAGTTTCCCCACAACCGGCGCCACCAATTTAGAAAACAACTTTTTCAAATCGCAACCCGACCTAATCCAACCCAATTACGCCAAAATCAGACCGATATATAGACCAGATCTACCCTACAGTTATCCGCAGTTTCCCAATCCGGAAATGTTGAAGATGACACCGCCGGATATAAGAAGCCCCGCCGCTGCTATTCTAACCTCACTTCTACCGCCGTCTTTAGCCGCGCTAAGTTTACCGGCTCAAAATATTTGTGCCAAATGTAACATCTCATTCAGAATGACTTCGGATTTGGTGTACCACATGAGATCCCATCACAAGAGCGAAGCTGCCGAAAGCACGAGGAAAAAACGCgaagataaattaaaatgtCCCGTTTGCGCAGAATCCTTTAGGGAAAGACATCATTTAACTAGACATATGACAGCTCATCAAGATAAAGCCGAAGATGAAACGAAAGATAATAATTGTGTAAAGaaaggtttttaaaaaaaaattgttttctaacTAATCATTCCGacgatatttttctaaattccaatttttttgtaattgaaatcgttcaaatttcaaaaaaaattgttatacaagtgaaaattacatttttttatatcattatgcTCCTTagatctataaataaaattttgtgttgCTTGGCCTACATGAGAAATAACTTTTATTCTCGAAATTaccattaattttcattttaaaacattttttgacgAACCCAATTGTGAAAAAGCGTACTTGTCGGAATTTGTTTTCTCGCTGTACAATTTTAAATTGTAGATATGCtgtaaatatataagaaaaatgaataaaatgtatgtatgtactTTTTCGGAAGTAGATAAATGTTTATAACGttgttataattattagaattaatGTTACTAGACAGTATAAGCGGTCAAACGTGTATGTTAAAGCaatatacactgaaaaaactgtTCACGAACGTAATATTATCGATGATGTACAAtaattcttttcatttcaaaaaattactttaaaaaactgtataaagTCTGTTTAGAACGAATttagagaataaaaaattaaattttgggatgaaaaacgttttaatatatacattatATCTTGAAAACGTTCTTGGATTAGTTTCTAAACTTTTGTATATACATTGTACATTTTCTGTtgttgatttttgttaaaactcTTGTGCAATATTcgaattcattttaataaagttatttcaaaaCTATAACTGGTCTTTTATTGTCAAAACacttcataaatatttcaaaattagttcaaTTACagttaaatatcaaatttttgagcTACATACAATTTACATCAAAGGTTCCAACGTGACATAGTTTCTGGATAATTTAAACGTGCGATAAGGTCATTACACGCGaattgtatacaatattttttctactaccgaaaattttatcaaaatacagctaagttcaatgataattttcctcataaaattattgttttcactATCTTAAGTAAAATAATGAGTTCAGACGCACTTTTAAGCAGTAGTGCGTACAAAATCGTCTTATTAAGGTCTCCATAGTGTAGTGGTTAGAGTACGAAGCCCACGTGCGAgcggtcccaggttcaagtcgcacTCTCCAAACCTTTTTGAGCTACATACAATTTACATCAAAGGTTCCAACGTGACATAGTTTCTGGATAATTTAAACGTGCGATAAGGTCATTACACGCGaattgtatacaatattttttctactaccgaaaattttatcgaaatacagctaagttcaatgataattttcctcataaaattattgttttcactatcttaagtaaaataatgaattcagACGCACTTTTAAGCAGTAGTGCGTACAAAATCGTCTTATTAAGGTCTCCATAGTGTAGTGGTTAGAGTACGAAGCCCACGTGCGAgcggtcccaggttcaagtcgcacTCTCCAAACCTTTTTGAGCTACATACAATTTACATCAAAGGTTCCAACGTGACATAATTTCTGGATAATTTAAACGTGCGATAAGGTCATTATACGCGaattgtatacaatattttttctactaccgaaaattttatcaaaatacagctaagttcaatgataattttcctcataaaattattgttttcactatcttaagtaaaataatgaattcagACGCACTTTTAAGCAGTAGTGCGTACAAAATCGTCTTATTAAGGTCTCCATAGTGTAGTGGTTAGAGTACGAAGCCCACGTGCGAgcggtcccaggttcaagtcgcacTCTCCAAACCTTTTTGAGCTACATACAATTTACATCAAAGGTTCCAACGTGACATAATTTCTGGATAATTTAAACGTGCGATAAGGTCATTATACGCGaattgtatacaatattttttctactaccgaaaattttatcaaaatacagctaagttcaatgataattttcctcataaaattattgttttcactatcttaagtaaaataatgaattcagACGCACTTTTAAGCAGTAGTGCGTACAAAATCGTCTTATTAAGGTCTCCATAGTGTAGTGGTTAGAGTACGAAGCCCACGTGCGAgcggtcccaggttcaagtcgcacTCTCCAAACCTTTTTGAGCTACATACAATTTACATCAAAGTTTCCAACGTGACATAATTTCTGGATAATTTAAACGTGCGATAAGGTCTTTACACGCGaattgtatacaatattttttctactaccgaaaattttatcaaaatacagctaagttcaatgataattttcctcataaaattattgttttcactatcttaagtaaaataatgaattcagACGCACTTTTAAGCAGTAGTGCGTACAAAATCGTCTTATTAAGGTCTCCATAGTGTAGTGGTTAGAGTACGAAGCCCACGTGCGAgcggtcccaggttcaagtcgcacTCTCCAAACCTTTTTGAGCTACATACAATTTACATCAAAGGTTCCAACGTGACATAATTTCTGGATAATTTAAACGTGCGATAAGGTCATTATACGCGaattgtatacaatattttttctactaccgaaaattttatcaaaatacagctaagttcaatgataattttcctcataaaattattgttttcactatcttaagtaaaataatgaattcagACGCACTTTTAAGCAGTAGTGCGTACAAAATCGTCTTATTAAGGTCTCCATAGTGTAGTGGTTAGAGTACGAAGCCCACGTGCGAgcggtcccaggttcaagtcgcacTCTCCAAACCTTTTTGAGCTACATACAATTTACATCAAAGTTTCCAACGTGACATAATTTCTGGATAATTTAAACGTGCGATAAGGTTTTTACACGCGaattgtatacaatattttttctactaacgaaaattttatcgaaatacagctaagttcaatgataattttcctcataaaattattgttttcactATCTTACGTAAAATAATGACTTCAGACGCACTTTTAAGCAGTAGTGCGTACAAAATCGTCTTATTAAGGTCTCCATAGTGTAGTGGTTAGAGTACGAAGCCCACGTGCGAgcggtcccaggttcaagtcgcacTCTCCAAACCTTTTTGAGCTACATACAATTTACATCAAAGGTTCCAACGTGACATAGTTTCTGGATAATTTAAACGTGCGATAAGGTCATTACACGCGaattgtatacaatattttttctactaacgaaaattttatcgaaatacagctaagttcaatgataattttcctcataaaattattgttttcactATCTTACGTAAAATAATGACTTCAGACGCACTTTTAAGCAGTAGTGCGTACAAAATCGTCTTATTAAGGTCTCCATAGTGTAGTGGTTAGAGTACGAAGCCCACGTGCGAgcggtcccaggttcaagtcgcacTCTCCAAACCTTTTTGAGCTACATACAATTTACATCAAAGGTTCCAACGTGACATAATTTCTGGATAATTTAAACGTGCGATAAGGTCATTATACGCGaattgtatacaatattttttctactaccgaaaattttatcaaaatacagctaagttcaatgataattttcctcataaaattattgttttcactATCTTACGTAAAATAATGACTTCAGACGCACTTTTAAGCAGTAGTGCGTACAAAATCGTCTTATTAAGGTCTCCATAGTGTAGTGGTTAGAGTACGAAGCCCACGTGCGAgcggtcccaggttcaagtcgcacTCTCCAAACCTTTTTGAGCTACATACAATTTACATCAAAGGTTCCAACGTGACATAATTTCTGGATAATTTAAACGTGCGATAAGGTCATTATACGCGaattgtatacaatattttttctactaccgaaaattttatcaaaatacagctaagttcaatgataattttcctcataaaattattgttttcactATCTTACGTAAAATAATGACTTCAGACGCACTTTTAAGCAGTAGTGCGTACAAAATCGTCTTATTAAGGTCTCCATAGTGTAGTGGTTAGAGTACGAAGCCCACGTGCGAgcggtcccaggttcaagtcgcacTCTCCAAACCTTTTTGAGCTACATACAATTTACATCAAAGGTTCCAACGTGACATAATTTCTGGATAATTTAAACGTGCGATAAGGTCATTATACGCGaattgtatacaatattttttctactaccgaaaattttatcaaaatacagctaagttcaatgataattttcctcataaaattattgttttcactATCTTACGTAAAATAATGACTACAGACGCACTTTTAAGCAGTAGTGCGTACAAAATCGTCTTATTAAGGTCTCCATAGTGTAGTGGTTAGAGTACGAAGCCCACGTGCGAgcggtcccaggttcaagtcgcacTCTCCAAACCTTTTTGAGCTACATACAATTTACATCAAAGGTTCCAACGTGACATAGTTTCTGGATAATTTAAACGTGCGATAAGGTCATTACACGCGaattgtatacaatattttttctactaacgaaaattttatcgaaatacagctaagttcaatgataattttcctcataaaattattgttttcactATCTTACGTAAAATAATAACTTCAGACGCACTTTTAAGCAGTATTTCAGGTAACCGAAAAGGTAGTCCgtgtatatattaaatttattaattgtttttcatgtgttttattatatttgtaaatatatatttaatttttgtttcaaatttcatatttgaaacaTCGAATCACGAGCCGAATAATCTtccgagttgtctaatcttcaagacaaccacgatcacgagttggaATTTGAAACAAAGCTTGGTGCGATggtaaaaataaagaaaaagggaataaatatgataaaccCCAATCTAGATTGTTTAAATTGCGAGTTTTACCCTATATTTCGTACCTGGAATATTATTTACGTCTTTCCCCTGAATATATACTtcgaaaaatttcttaaaaattgtatCAGAACGATCATCGTTAACGACATCATCACCGACGTCGATTAGGAATCGTATAACTCATCCGCCGCAGGATCCGGCATCAGCAACTCGACAAAACCCTACCCCCTTTTACCGCCCCGCTCTCGAATCGTCCCGGAACgtttcattcaattatttaacCCTCTCTTAAACAATAGGTGGCTGTGAAATGAAGTGATCATTTTATAATGTTTGAATCACGGCTAACATGATTTGGATTTAATGGTGCGCGAATACCGTGATAAGCGAGTTGCAGTAGACGATATTTACCCCCTTCTCCATTTGTCCCCGATCTCCACGTGACTCCCAGTAAAGAATCAGTGGCAGGAGAAACGGCCAGGACAATAAATTCGTGAATATCTTTAGATTCAGGTAAAATTATTAAACGCGGCAACGTCGCGTATTATATTATACTgacgccattttgaattttgacaGATTGAAAACGGAATTgactttgaaaaatgtttttacttcTTTATGATGAAAGTTATGTCTTCTTATGGAATCTCGCGAGGCGCTTCCTAGAAACTCTCGATAGGAGTCTTGGCGAGCGGAGGCGTGAGTAGAGATAatcatccacactctcgatttattctattttcacgTCGTTTGAGTCGAAGCCGTCGCGTTTCCTCTATGTACAACCTTTTTGTACAACGAaagattaaactaaaattaaattttttgataaaactattcTTCCTTATAATCtctggtatttttttattactctGCTTTTTATATATGGTGGGAAGTCGacaaagaattaatttttttaaaatcttaaacTTGATAATACACTAGAcgtgattatttatttacaaaaattaatttgtgttataaaacaattttactgtatattttgaaatgtccACGAAACTGGAGGCATTAGAGCTGGCAACATTGCATTTTACTATCCTTTAATATTTAACTAGAAGTATAAATTCgtcagaaaacatttttttttatatctaaaaaagtattttttttttatcttacgATTAAAACTTGTCAGTCCGCCTCTggctttaataaaataatcagtGATGTGTTTCGTGTATACAGTAAATATTCGAATGCATTTTTATTTCGTCGAGATAAACGTAACGCTCCTCTTTAGCTCTACAAACTTTTTTTGTCTCTAATATTTACGAGCCGCGATGAAATATACAGTGTGGACTAAAGAAAACGGTACGATACGCGAc
Proteins encoded in this window:
- the LOC130903653 gene encoding uncharacterized protein LOC130903653; amino-acid sequence: MEVAPKMLKSELHSEELNQISSKPVKRPFDVAFLMLPDEKLLQKQKLHKNFENCCSSTEEDEEIDVIETPREYKKLFTQKQQIFDDPNLVKTKYADELRSKTLSTSNDQKSAFTKVNLFKESSRLSPSLSTSPDISYQSSLSPSPPIINKTYQNFTTILSPNQIFKNQQAAYQNQFLQESFPTTGATNLENNFFKSQPDLIQPNYAKIRPIYRPDLPYSYPQFPNPEMLKMTPPDIRSPAAAILTSLLPPSLAALSLPAQNICAKCNISFRMTSDLVYHMRSHHKSEAAESTRKKREDKLKCPVCAESFRERHHLTRHMTAHQDKAEDETKDNNCVKKGF